From Streptomyces sp. NBC_00370, a single genomic window includes:
- the htpX gene encoding zinc metalloprotease HtpX: MMMTRSRYTPDRGLTTRMVTTMFLIGLLYVVLVGVLLAVLQGAWLIIVVVAGALFAAQFFFSDKIAALSMGAREVTPEEAPELHGAVDRICALADMPKPRVAIARSDLPNAFATGRSERTALVCATTGLLRRLEPAELEGVLAHEMSHVAHRDVAVMTIASFLGVLAGLIARVALWSGLARGGNRDSSPLGLALLLIPLVSAVVYVIGFLLTRLLSRYRELSADRAAALLTGRPSALASALTKVSGQMARIPTEDLRKAEPYNALYFIPAFSSKESLGRLFSSHPTLEQRLDQLARISDDLGRA, from the coding sequence ATGATGATGACGCGGAGTCGCTACACCCCGGACCGCGGCCTGACCACCCGCATGGTGACCACCATGTTCTTGATCGGTCTGCTGTACGTGGTGCTTGTCGGTGTCCTGCTCGCCGTTCTGCAGGGTGCCTGGTTGATCATCGTGGTCGTCGCGGGCGCCCTGTTCGCGGCACAGTTCTTCTTCAGTGACAAGATCGCCGCGCTGAGCATGGGGGCCCGCGAGGTCACCCCCGAAGAGGCACCTGAGCTGCACGGAGCCGTCGACCGGATCTGCGCGCTCGCCGACATGCCGAAACCGCGCGTGGCGATAGCGCGTAGTGACCTGCCCAACGCCTTCGCGACCGGGCGCAGCGAGCGTACGGCGCTGGTGTGCGCCACGACCGGGCTGCTGCGCAGGCTGGAGCCGGCCGAGCTGGAGGGGGTGCTGGCGCACGAGATGTCGCATGTCGCCCATCGCGATGTCGCGGTCATGACGATCGCGTCGTTCCTCGGGGTGCTCGCCGGGCTGATCGCCCGGGTCGCGCTCTGGAGCGGGCTGGCACGCGGCGGTAACCGGGACTCCAGTCCGCTGGGGCTGGCGCTGCTGCTGATTCCGCTGGTCAGCGCGGTGGTGTATGTGATCGGTTTTCTGCTGACCCGGCTGCTGTCGCGCTACCGCGAGCTCTCCGCCGACCGGGCCGCCGCGCTGCTCACCGGCCGTCCTTCGGCGCTCGCCTCGGCGCTGACGAAGGTCAGTGGCCAGATGGCGCGGATCCCGACGGAGGACCTGCGGAAGGCGGAGCCGTACAACGCGCTGTACTTCATCCCGGCGTTCTCCTCGAAGGAGAGCCTGGGCCGGCTGTTCTCCTCGCACCCGACCCTTGAGCAGCGCCTCGACCAGCTCGCCCGTATCTCGGACGACCTCGGCCGCGCGTGA
- the pspAB gene encoding PspA-associated protein PspAB produces MGLLDTILGRSKPVQPDLDQLFALPSAALTLEAGTGFRPTGAGSVCFAGVEGGEFARIRQDIGELLDVDTSADDSPVRFSRDSYGYNWLLAQRAPDDISALVTDLHAVNTSLEAAGFGPQLLCSLVGFRNDADGVGEQPLALVYLYKRGAFFPFAPLPGSTEKRDSQLELQVRAALGADLRIEPDLARWFPVWGAPGL; encoded by the coding sequence GTGGGCCTTCTCGACACCATCCTCGGCCGCAGCAAGCCCGTCCAGCCCGACCTGGACCAGCTGTTCGCCCTGCCGTCCGCGGCGCTCACCCTTGAGGCCGGCACCGGGTTCCGGCCCACCGGGGCGGGCTCGGTGTGTTTCGCCGGTGTCGAGGGCGGTGAATTCGCGCGTATTCGGCAGGACATCGGGGAATTGCTCGACGTCGACACGTCCGCCGACGATTCCCCGGTACGGTTCAGCCGCGACTCATACGGCTACAACTGGCTTCTCGCCCAGCGCGCGCCCGATGACATCTCGGCTTTGGTGACCGATCTGCACGCGGTCAACACGTCACTCGAAGCAGCGGGCTTCGGGCCGCAGCTCCTCTGTTCTCTGGTCGGTTTCCGCAATGACGCGGACGGTGTTGGCGAACAGCCTCTCGCGCTCGTCTATCTCTACAAGCGAGGCGCTTTCTTCCCTTTCGCGCCCCTGCCCGGCAGTACGGAGAAACGCGACAGCCAGCTCGAACTTCAGGTGCGGGCGGCGCTCGGCGCCGATCTCCGGATCGAGCCTGATCTCGCCCGCTGGTTTCCCGTCTGGGGTGCTCCCGGGCTATAG